In a single window of the Cervus elaphus chromosome 1, mCerEla1.1, whole genome shotgun sequence genome:
- the LMO1 gene encoding rhombotin-1 isoform X2 has translation MVLDQEDGVPMLSVQPKGKQKGCAGCNRKIKDRYLLKALDQYWHEDCLKCACCDCRLGEVGSTLYTKANLILCRRDYLRLFGTTGNCAACSKLIPAFEMVMRARDNVYHLDCFACQLCNQRFCVGDKFFLKNNMILCQMDYEEGQLNGTFDSHVQ, from the exons GTGTGCCGATGCTCTCCGTCCAGCCCAAAGGGAAGCAGAAGGGCTGCGCGGGCTGCAACCGCAAGATCAAGGACCGCTACCTGCTGAAGGCGCTGGACCAGTACTGGCACGAGGATTGCCTCAAGTGCGCCTGCTGTGACTGCCGCCTGGGCGAGGTGGGCTCCACGCTCTACACCAAGGCCAACCTCATCCTGTGCCGGCGCGACTACCTGAg GCTCTTCGGCACCACAGGAAACTGCGCTGCCTGCAGTAAGCTGATTCCAGCCTTCGAGATGGTGATGCGGGCCCGGGACAACGTATATCACCTTGACTGCTTCGCCTGCCAGCTCTGCAACCAGAG ATTTTGTGTGGGAGACAAATTCTTCCTGAAGAACAACATGATCTTGTGTCAGATGGACTATGAGGAGGGGCAGCTTAATGGCACCTTTGACTCCCATGTTCAGTAA
- the LMO1 gene encoding rhombotin-1 isoform X1: MMVLDKEDGVPMLSVQPKGKQKGCAGCNRKIKDRYLLKALDQYWHEDCLKCACCDCRLGEVGSTLYTKANLILCRRDYLRLFGTTGNCAACSKLIPAFEMVMRARDNVYHLDCFACQLCNQRFCVGDKFFLKNNMILCQMDYEEGQLNGTFDSHVQ, encoded by the exons GTGTGCCGATGCTCTCCGTCCAGCCCAAAGGGAAGCAGAAGGGCTGCGCGGGCTGCAACCGCAAGATCAAGGACCGCTACCTGCTGAAGGCGCTGGACCAGTACTGGCACGAGGATTGCCTCAAGTGCGCCTGCTGTGACTGCCGCCTGGGCGAGGTGGGCTCCACGCTCTACACCAAGGCCAACCTCATCCTGTGCCGGCGCGACTACCTGAg GCTCTTCGGCACCACAGGAAACTGCGCTGCCTGCAGTAAGCTGATTCCAGCCTTCGAGATGGTGATGCGGGCCCGGGACAACGTATATCACCTTGACTGCTTCGCCTGCCAGCTCTGCAACCAGAG ATTTTGTGTGGGAGACAAATTCTTCCTGAAGAACAACATGATCTTGTGTCAGATGGACTATGAGGAGGGGCAGCTTAATGGCACCTTTGACTCCCATGTTCAGTAA
- the LMO1 gene encoding rhombotin-1 isoform X3 yields the protein MLSVQPKGKQKGCAGCNRKIKDRYLLKALDQYWHEDCLKCACCDCRLGEVGSTLYTKANLILCRRDYLRLFGTTGNCAACSKLIPAFEMVMRARDNVYHLDCFACQLCNQRFCVGDKFFLKNNMILCQMDYEEGQLNGTFDSHVQ from the exons ATGCTCTCCGTCCAGCCCAAAGGGAAGCAGAAGGGCTGCGCGGGCTGCAACCGCAAGATCAAGGACCGCTACCTGCTGAAGGCGCTGGACCAGTACTGGCACGAGGATTGCCTCAAGTGCGCCTGCTGTGACTGCCGCCTGGGCGAGGTGGGCTCCACGCTCTACACCAAGGCCAACCTCATCCTGTGCCGGCGCGACTACCTGAg GCTCTTCGGCACCACAGGAAACTGCGCTGCCTGCAGTAAGCTGATTCCAGCCTTCGAGATGGTGATGCGGGCCCGGGACAACGTATATCACCTTGACTGCTTCGCCTGCCAGCTCTGCAACCAGAG ATTTTGTGTGGGAGACAAATTCTTCCTGAAGAACAACATGATCTTGTGTCAGATGGACTATGAGGAGGGGCAGCTTAATGGCACCTTTGACTCCCATGTTCAGTAA